In Strix uralensis isolate ZFMK-TIS-50842 chromosome 18, bStrUra1, whole genome shotgun sequence, one DNA window encodes the following:
- the STK4 gene encoding serine/threonine-protein kinase 4 isoform X2 — translation METVQLRHPRRQLKKLDEDSLTKQPEEVFDVLEKLGEGSYGSVFKAIHKETGQVVAIKQVPVESDLQEIIKEISIMQQCDSPHVVKYYGSYFKNTDLWIVMEYCGAGSVSDIIRLRNKTLTEEEIATIVQSTLKGLEYLHFMRKIHRDIKAGNILLNTEGHAKLADFGVAGQLTDTMAKRNTVIGTPFWMAPEVIQEIGYNCVADIWSLGITAIEMAEGKPPYADIHPMRAIFMIPTNPPPTFRKPELWSDNFTDFVKQCLVKSPEQRATATQLLQHPFVKSAKGVSILRDLINEAMDIKLKRQEAQQREVDQDDEENSEEDETDSGTMVRASGDETGTIRAVNTMSDGANTMIEHDGTLESQLGTMVINTEEEEEEGTMKRRDETMQPAKPSFLEYFEQKEKENQINSFGKNVSGQTKNASDWKVPQDGDYEFKSVSICAFERWW, via the exons CTCCTATGGCAGTGTGTTCAAAGCCATTCATAAAGAAACGGGTCAAGTTGTTGCAATTAAACAAGTTCCTGTGGAATCTGACCTGCAAGAGATTATAAAGGAAATATCCATAATGCAGCAATGTGACAG tCCTCATGTGGTGAAATATTACGGCAGCTATTTTAAGAACACAGACCTGTGGATAGTCATGGAATACTGCGGCGCTGGATCGGTGTCTGATATTATTCGATTACGAAATAAAACT CTCACAGAAGAGGAAATTGCTACAATAGTGCAATCAACACTGAAAGGACTAGAGTACCTGCATTTTATGAGGAAAATACACAGGGACATCAAAGCTGGAAATATATTGCTGAATACAGAGGGACATGCTAAACTTGCAGACTTTGGAGTAGCAGGACAGCTTACA gACACCATGGCAAAGCGGAACACAGTTATAGGGACCCCATTCTGGATGGCTCCAGAAGTGATTCAAGAAATTGGGTATAATTGTGTTGCAGACATCTGGTCTCTGGGAATCACTGCAATAGAAATGGCTGAAGGCAAACCACCTTATGCAGATATTCATCCTATGAGG GCAATTTTCATGATTCCTACCAATCCACCTCCAACATTCCGGAAACCAGAGCTCTGGTCAGACAATTTTACGGACTTTGTAAAACAGTGTCTTGTTAAGAGCCCGGAGCAGCGTGCCACTGCAACACAGCTTCTGCAG CATCCGTTTGTTAAAAGTGCCAAAGGAGTGTCAATTCTGCGAGACTTGATTAATGAAGCAATGGATATCAAGCTGAAACGTCAAGAGGCGCAACAGCGTGAAGTAGATCAAGATGATGAAGAGAATTCA GAAGAAGATGAAACCGATTCAGGTACCATGGTGAGGGCGAGCGGAGATGAAACAGGTACCATAAGAGCTGTCAACACGATGAGTGATGGAGCCAACACAATGATTGAACACGATGGCACCTTGGAATCCCAGCTGGGCACAATGGTCATaaacacagaagaggaagaggaggaaggcacCATGAAAA GGAGGGATGAAACAATGCAGCCAGCCAAACCATCATTCCTTGAATATTTTGagcagaaggagaaggagaatcAAATCAATAGCTTTGGGAAGAATGTGTCTGGCCAGACAAAAAATGCATCTGATTGGAAAGTACCACAGGATGGAGACTACGAATTT AAGTCAGTGTCCATCTGCGCATTTGAAAGATGGTGGTAG